The following coding sequences lie in one Myxococcus xanthus genomic window:
- a CDS encoding chemotaxis protein CheW, whose translation MPGSGKIDWEATRARLERLATLEKEQGTLSPEEATALLETRARALSREPRPQVDPGTLREVVRFKAAGQRYALESRFVLEVVRAPELVTLPGAPPALRGLTLMHGEVLPVVELAPLFGRAPSDAAGPLLVVGVGRAELGVRTEEVEEVTVMASSELLAPPTSLNDAAGHLVSAADREGTLVLEGEALLGDSRLMFDLSGEGAV comes from the coding sequence ATGCCGGGTTCCGGCAAAATCGACTGGGAAGCCACGCGCGCGCGGCTGGAGCGGCTGGCCACCCTGGAGAAGGAACAGGGCACCTTGTCGCCCGAGGAGGCCACGGCGCTGCTGGAGACCCGCGCCCGGGCACTCTCGCGCGAGCCCCGTCCCCAGGTCGACCCCGGCACCCTGCGCGAGGTGGTCCGCTTCAAGGCCGCCGGCCAGCGCTACGCCCTGGAGTCCCGCTTCGTGCTGGAGGTGGTGCGCGCGCCGGAGCTGGTGACGCTGCCCGGCGCGCCCCCCGCGCTGCGCGGCCTCACCCTGATGCATGGCGAGGTGCTCCCCGTGGTGGAGCTGGCGCCGCTCTTCGGACGCGCGCCTTCGGACGCCGCGGGCCCGCTGCTCGTGGTGGGCGTGGGGCGGGCGGAGCTGGGCGTGCGCACCGAGGAAGTGGAGGAAGTCACCGTGATGGCGAGCAGTGAGCTGCTGGCGCCGCCCACCTCCCTGAACGACGCCGCCGGACACCTCGTGTCCGCGGCCGACAGGGAGGGCACCCTGGTACTGGAGGGAGAGGCACTCCTGGGTGACAGTCGCCTCATGTTCGATTTGTCCGGCGAAGGAGCAGTATGA
- a CDS encoding methyl-accepting chemotaxis protein, with product MSIGNRIALGFGLSLLMLLIVAGVSFQGANQLTTSTAGLLTAHENFRIIREVRALLMDAESGQRGFILTGDESYLVPYREAAVALQNDLSRLRDAMADHPNQRARLNRLEPIVTQRVNRLEEGIRLRRQEGLEAGAKFIQTGQGREAMHQVKQVIDEMLVAEQERWDEHATAARDMAQRILWVLGIGTLLGVLIVGGGSYIITRGITTPLRALMVGAEQLGRGKLEHRIDVKGQDETAQLARAFNDMAEKRQQNEVQLEKESEQREHTLRTVAEFVNQLAGASAEILSSTTEQVAGAQEQGSAVTETVSTIEEITKTSEEAAGRARAVSDSARHAEDVGRSGRRAVEEAVGAMGAVREQVESIASRILALAEQAQAIGDIITTVNDISEQTHMLALNASIEASRAGEHGRGFAVVASEVKALADQSKKATGQVRQILGQIQKATHGAVMTTEEGTKSVATATRVVSEAGSNIQTLSDLLAQASLTAAQIAASANQQATGIGQIRQAMHDVNQATQQALISSRQTERAMQDLNGMGQKLKGLLGEYGR from the coding sequence ATGAGCATCGGGAACCGCATCGCACTCGGATTCGGACTGTCGCTACTGATGTTGCTCATCGTGGCGGGTGTATCCTTCCAGGGCGCCAATCAGCTCACGACGAGCACGGCGGGCCTGCTGACGGCCCATGAGAACTTCCGCATCATCCGCGAGGTCCGCGCGCTGCTGATGGACGCCGAGTCCGGCCAGCGCGGCTTCATCCTCACGGGGGATGAGTCCTACCTGGTGCCCTACCGGGAAGCGGCGGTGGCGCTCCAGAATGACCTGTCCCGCCTGCGCGACGCCATGGCGGACCACCCCAACCAGCGGGCGCGCCTGAACCGGCTGGAGCCCATCGTCACCCAGCGGGTGAACCGGCTGGAGGAAGGCATCCGCCTGCGCCGCCAGGAGGGCCTGGAAGCCGGAGCGAAGTTCATCCAGACCGGCCAGGGCCGGGAGGCCATGCACCAGGTCAAGCAGGTCATCGACGAGATGCTGGTGGCGGAGCAGGAGCGCTGGGACGAGCACGCCACCGCCGCCCGGGACATGGCCCAGCGCATCCTCTGGGTGCTGGGCATCGGCACGCTGCTGGGCGTGCTCATCGTCGGCGGAGGCAGCTACATCATCACCCGCGGCATCACCACGCCGCTGCGCGCGCTCATGGTCGGCGCCGAGCAACTGGGGCGCGGGAAGCTGGAGCACCGCATCGACGTGAAGGGCCAGGACGAGACGGCCCAGCTGGCGCGCGCGTTCAACGACATGGCGGAGAAGCGCCAGCAGAACGAGGTCCAGTTGGAGAAGGAATCCGAGCAGCGCGAGCACACGCTCCGCACCGTGGCGGAGTTCGTCAATCAGCTCGCCGGCGCCAGCGCGGAAATCCTCTCCAGCACCACCGAGCAGGTGGCCGGCGCCCAGGAGCAGGGCAGCGCGGTGACGGAGACGGTGAGCACCATCGAGGAAATCACCAAGACGTCCGAGGAGGCCGCGGGCCGCGCCCGCGCGGTGAGCGACTCCGCCCGCCACGCCGAGGACGTGGGCCGCAGCGGCCGCCGCGCCGTGGAGGAGGCCGTGGGCGCCATGGGCGCGGTGCGTGAGCAGGTGGAGTCCATCGCCTCGCGCATCCTCGCCCTGGCCGAGCAGGCCCAGGCCATTGGCGACATCATCACCACCGTCAACGACATCTCCGAGCAGACGCACATGCTGGCCCTCAACGCGTCCATCGAAGCCAGCCGCGCCGGCGAGCACGGCCGCGGCTTCGCGGTGGTGGCCTCCGAGGTGAAGGCCCTGGCGGACCAGTCCAAGAAGGCCACCGGCCAGGTGCGCCAGATTCTGGGGCAAATCCAGAAGGCCACCCACGGCGCGGTGATGACCACCGAGGAAGGCACCAAGAGCGTGGCCACCGCCACCCGCGTGGTGTCCGAGGCGGGCTCCAACATCCAGACGCTGTCGGACCTGCTGGCCCAGGCCTCGCTGACGGCGGCGCAGATTGCCGCCTCCGCCAACCAGCAGGCCACCGGCATCGGCCAGATTCGTCAGGCCATGCATGACGTGAATCAGGCCACGCAGCAGGCCCTCATCTCGTCGCGGCAGACCGAGCGCGCCATGCAGGACCTCAACGGCATGGGCCAGAAGCTCAAGGGGCTGTTGGGAGAGTACGGGCGCTGA
- a CDS encoding hybrid sensor histidine kinase/response regulator produces the protein MDRDRLAQALLATFLEELEGHVVSLNRELLALERESVPARMAERVASLLRTLHSVKGAARAASATLVETACHRMEELLEQVRDAGAGTPDVYELCFTTVDALDDAGRRLAAREDLAGSPLETLLPQLERAAGHRAHAPAPARVAPPPSPPPMLTDAVPSPPAAPASVEPHPGGGASPGAEALPVRVSAQKLDALLARSGELRVATLRLEGRADALESVREALALAREAVLGTPGEQALLRAETELARVTLELAADRRTLGGVATGLDDEVRRARTLSFEEGCEGLERAARDVARSLSRQVRLEIHGGALELDRSLLQGLREPLLHLVRNAVAHGLESAEERQRLGKPDEGRLTLSARLKGSRVEVTVDDDGRGLDLGALREQARARGLRVPESDEETARLVFLAGLSTATQVTQVAGRGVGLDVVRMHVEGLRGSVEVATRPGQGTCFVLDVPLTLSTLRVLLVSAGGQTLALASESVARLVRLTPGEVRDVEGRPAWASGDALVPLASLAEVLGLPPGPPRARRGAVVLAAGSARAVVVVDEVLAEQEALVRSLGHRVRRARHVSAAAVLPDGRLSLLLNPVSLVRAAGGRPAASLFPAPATQRTRRRVVLADDSPTTRALEQSILESAGYEVVACVDGADAWERLQSGGADALVLDVEMPRMDGFALTEAVRASPRFSRLPVVLVTARGKPEDKARGLQAGASAYLVKSAFDPTSLLETLRRLL, from the coding sequence ATGGACCGCGACCGGTTGGCCCAAGCGCTGCTGGCCACGTTCCTCGAGGAGCTCGAGGGCCACGTCGTCTCGCTCAACCGCGAGCTGCTGGCCCTGGAGCGCGAGAGCGTGCCCGCGCGCATGGCGGAGCGCGTGGCGTCCCTGCTGCGCACGCTGCACAGCGTGAAGGGCGCGGCGCGCGCGGCCAGCGCCACGCTGGTGGAGACGGCCTGCCACCGCATGGAGGAGCTGCTGGAGCAGGTGCGTGACGCGGGCGCCGGCACGCCCGACGTGTACGAGCTGTGCTTCACCACCGTGGACGCGCTCGACGACGCGGGCCGGCGTCTGGCCGCGCGGGAGGACCTTGCGGGCTCGCCCCTGGAGACGCTGCTGCCCCAGTTGGAGCGCGCCGCCGGACACCGGGCTCACGCGCCCGCCCCCGCGCGCGTCGCGCCGCCACCGTCGCCTCCGCCCATGCTGACGGACGCGGTGCCGTCACCACCCGCCGCCCCGGCCAGCGTGGAGCCGCATCCAGGCGGCGGCGCGTCCCCCGGAGCCGAAGCGCTGCCCGTGCGCGTCTCCGCGCAGAAGCTGGACGCGCTGCTGGCACGCAGCGGAGAGCTGCGCGTGGCGACGCTCCGGCTGGAGGGCCGCGCGGACGCGCTGGAGTCGGTGCGCGAGGCGCTGGCGCTGGCCCGCGAGGCGGTGCTCGGCACGCCCGGCGAACAGGCGCTGCTGCGCGCGGAGACGGAGCTGGCGCGGGTGACGCTGGAGCTGGCCGCGGACCGCCGGACGCTGGGCGGCGTGGCCACGGGCCTGGACGACGAGGTCCGCCGCGCGCGCACCCTGTCCTTCGAGGAAGGCTGCGAGGGCCTGGAGCGCGCCGCGCGCGACGTGGCGCGCAGCCTGAGCCGGCAGGTGCGGCTGGAGATTCATGGCGGCGCGTTGGAGCTGGACCGCTCGCTGCTGCAGGGCCTGCGCGAGCCGCTGCTGCACCTGGTGCGCAACGCGGTGGCCCACGGGTTGGAGAGCGCCGAGGAACGCCAGCGACTGGGCAAGCCCGACGAGGGACGCCTCACTCTCTCCGCGCGACTCAAGGGCAGCCGCGTCGAGGTGACGGTGGATGACGACGGGCGCGGCCTGGACCTGGGCGCGCTGCGAGAGCAGGCGCGCGCCCGGGGCCTGCGAGTGCCTGAAAGCGACGAGGAGACCGCGCGGCTGGTGTTCCTGGCCGGCCTGTCCACCGCGACGCAGGTGACCCAGGTGGCTGGCCGTGGCGTGGGCCTGGACGTGGTGCGCATGCACGTGGAGGGGCTGCGCGGCAGCGTGGAGGTGGCGACCCGGCCAGGCCAGGGCACCTGCTTCGTCCTGGACGTCCCCCTCACGCTGAGCACGCTGCGGGTGCTGCTGGTGTCGGCGGGCGGGCAGACGCTGGCGCTGGCCAGCGAGAGCGTGGCGCGACTGGTGCGCCTGACGCCCGGCGAGGTGCGCGACGTGGAGGGCCGCCCCGCGTGGGCCTCCGGTGACGCGCTGGTGCCGTTGGCCTCGCTGGCGGAGGTGCTGGGGCTGCCGCCCGGCCCGCCTCGCGCGCGCCGGGGCGCGGTGGTGCTGGCCGCGGGCAGCGCGCGCGCCGTGGTGGTGGTGGATGAAGTGCTCGCTGAACAGGAGGCGCTGGTGCGCTCCCTAGGCCACCGCGTGCGCCGTGCCCGGCACGTGTCCGCGGCGGCGGTGCTGCCAGACGGACGGCTGTCGCTTTTGCTCAACCCCGTGTCCCTGGTCCGCGCGGCGGGTGGCCGCCCGGCGGCATCGCTCTTCCCCGCCCCCGCCACCCAGCGGACGCGGCGGCGGGTGGTGCTGGCGGACGACTCGCCCACCACCCGCGCGCTGGAGCAGAGCATCCTGGAGAGCGCGGGCTATGAAGTGGTGGCCTGCGTGGACGGTGCGGACGCCTGGGAGCGGCTCCAGTCGGGCGGCGCGGACGCGCTGGTGCTGGACGTGGAGATGCCGCGCATGGACGGCTTCGCCCTCACCGAGGCGGTGCGGGCCTCGCCGCGCTTCTCCCGGTTGCCGGTGGTGCTCGTCACCGCCCGTGGCAAGCCAGAGGACAAGGCGCGCGGCCTGCAAGCCGGCGCCAGTGCCTATCTGGTGAAGAGCGCGTTCGACCCGACGAGCCTGTTGGAGACGCTGAGACGACTGCTATGA
- the cheB gene encoding chemotaxis-specific protein-glutamate methyltransferase CheB encodes MKNDPLRILVAEDSPTARRLLVEILRADPALTVVGEAKDGMEAVELAQRLRPSLVTMDIQMPRMDGLEATRRIMTEVPTPVVVVSTLVERDIQTSMAALRAGALAVLQKPLGPESPDFDADSRRLRDTLKAMAEVKVVRRWPDRAAPPTPVPTPPAPPVSPTHPGVVALAASTGGPAALFRMLSELPASFPVPLLVVQHIAIGFSEGLAQWLRTAGPLSVKVAEDGEPLLPGHVYLAPDDRHLGVRGEGRAEVSRAAPVNGFRPSATWMFRSVARAYGPASLAVILTGMGQDGLEGVRELHGAGGRILAQDEQSSVVYGMPGVVVGANLAHEVVALPDLASRLTSAFRGNGGV; translated from the coding sequence ATGAAGAACGACCCGTTGCGCATCCTGGTGGCCGAGGACTCGCCCACCGCCCGACGCCTGCTGGTGGAAATCCTCCGCGCCGACCCCGCCCTGACGGTGGTGGGCGAGGCCAAGGACGGCATGGAGGCGGTGGAGCTGGCCCAGCGCCTGCGGCCCAGCCTGGTGACCATGGACATCCAGATGCCGCGGATGGACGGCCTGGAGGCCACCCGCCGCATCATGACGGAGGTGCCCACGCCGGTGGTGGTGGTGTCCACCCTGGTGGAGCGCGACATCCAGACGTCCATGGCCGCGCTGCGCGCCGGCGCGCTCGCGGTGCTCCAGAAGCCCCTGGGGCCGGAGTCCCCGGACTTCGACGCGGACAGCCGCCGCCTGCGCGACACCCTCAAGGCCATGGCAGAGGTGAAGGTGGTGCGCCGCTGGCCGGACCGCGCCGCGCCCCCCACGCCCGTGCCCACCCCGCCCGCGCCGCCCGTGTCGCCCACGCACCCCGGCGTGGTGGCCCTGGCCGCCTCCACGGGCGGCCCGGCGGCGCTCTTCCGCATGCTGTCCGAGCTGCCCGCCAGCTTCCCCGTCCCCCTGCTGGTGGTGCAGCACATCGCCATTGGCTTCAGCGAGGGCCTGGCGCAGTGGCTGCGCACCGCGGGCCCCTTGTCCGTGAAGGTGGCGGAGGATGGCGAGCCCCTGCTCCCCGGGCATGTGTATCTGGCGCCGGATGATCGCCACCTGGGCGTGCGAGGCGAGGGCCGGGCGGAGGTCTCCCGGGCCGCGCCGGTGAATGGCTTCCGGCCGTCCGCGACGTGGATGTTCCGCTCGGTGGCCCGCGCCTACGGGCCCGCGTCGCTCGCCGTCATCCTCACCGGCATGGGCCAGGACGGACTGGAAGGCGTGCGCGAACTCCACGGCGCCGGAGGCCGCATCCTGGCCCAGGACGAGCAGTCCTCCGTCGTCTACGGCATGCCCGGCGTGGTGGTGGGCGCCAACCTGGCCCACGAAGTCGTCGCCCTGCCCGACCTGGCGAGCCGGCTCACCTCGGCTTTCCGGGGTAACGGGGGAGTCTGA
- a CDS encoding ATP-binding protein, with translation MVQCPGGVMMGTSSSQSPFMAARLPASLATVFAALPEPSYVLDDTGRVLVCSQAGARTVGRLSEELVDRHWGELGFPPEELARLETARARVMRIQDTCELEAPWATQTGPRRHALMLSPLPSEDGGPGCVLVTARPLTDAEAVFSRAMELELAARAEVEQAERRRSFLYQAMTTLFTHPPDPQGMYTLLAHLAVPDVADWCLVDALEQGPWVTRVAAACLDPTQQERAGALPTRTELRDDAAVGLLRVLRTGEPELVPAVTDSLLRAAAAEPAHPALLRLLQARSYMIVPLRARGHTLGAVTFVSSGSGRRYGPDDLALAEDLCLRASLAIDNARLVGESRRAARAREDLLAVVSHDLKNPLGVVQLGAALLLRGAGAKPGGESVAKQATRIQDATERMSRLISDLLDWGRLEAGGLPLEWGEHGVAGLLTEAMDSIRPLAEAKGLHVSVEFPAADVRVRCDKVRVLQVLGNLLGNAVKFTTAGGDLMLGARARGGEVSVHVRDTGSGIAPDALPHIFDRYWQARDAASRGTGLGLAIAKGLVEAHGGGIQAESTLGEGSVFTFTLPSAGASASHAAHPPLARRATDA, from the coding sequence ATGGTCCAGTGCCCGGGCGGTGTCATGATGGGGACCTCTTCCAGCCAGTCCCCTTTCATGGCAGCTCGACTCCCCGCATCCCTCGCCACTGTCTTCGCCGCGCTCCCCGAACCGTCCTACGTCCTGGACGATACGGGGCGGGTCCTGGTGTGTAGCCAGGCGGGCGCGAGGACGGTGGGCCGGCTCTCCGAGGAGCTGGTGGACAGGCACTGGGGGGAGCTGGGCTTCCCGCCCGAGGAGCTGGCGCGGCTGGAGACGGCGCGCGCGCGGGTGATGCGCATCCAAGACACCTGCGAACTGGAAGCGCCCTGGGCCACGCAGACGGGCCCCCGGCGTCACGCGCTGATGCTCAGTCCGCTGCCCTCGGAGGATGGGGGGCCTGGCTGCGTGCTGGTGACGGCGCGCCCCCTCACCGACGCGGAGGCCGTGTTCTCCCGCGCCATGGAGCTGGAGCTGGCCGCGCGAGCGGAGGTGGAGCAGGCCGAGCGCCGCCGCTCCTTCCTCTACCAGGCGATGACGACGCTCTTCACCCACCCGCCGGACCCGCAGGGCATGTACACGCTGCTGGCGCACCTGGCGGTGCCCGACGTGGCGGACTGGTGCCTGGTGGACGCGCTGGAGCAGGGCCCCTGGGTGACGCGCGTGGCGGCGGCCTGCCTGGACCCGACGCAGCAGGAGCGCGCGGGCGCGCTACCCACCCGCACCGAGCTGCGGGACGACGCCGCCGTGGGCCTCTTGCGCGTGCTGCGCACCGGAGAGCCGGAGCTGGTGCCGGCGGTGACGGATTCCCTGCTGCGCGCCGCCGCGGCGGAGCCCGCGCACCCCGCGCTGCTGCGGCTGCTCCAGGCGCGCTCGTACATGATTGTGCCCCTGCGCGCGCGCGGCCACACGCTGGGCGCCGTCACCTTCGTGTCCTCGGGCTCCGGGCGGCGCTACGGCCCGGACGACCTGGCGCTGGCGGAGGACTTGTGCCTGCGCGCCAGCCTCGCCATCGACAATGCGCGGCTGGTGGGTGAGTCCCGGCGCGCGGCGCGGGCCCGTGAGGATTTGCTGGCCGTGGTGTCGCACGACTTGAAGAACCCGCTGGGCGTGGTGCAGCTGGGCGCGGCGCTGCTGCTGCGCGGCGCGGGGGCGAAGCCGGGCGGCGAAAGCGTGGCCAAGCAGGCCACCCGCATCCAGGACGCCACCGAGCGCATGTCGCGCCTCATCTCCGACCTGCTCGACTGGGGCCGGCTGGAGGCGGGCGGGCTGCCGCTGGAGTGGGGCGAGCACGGCGTGGCGGGGCTGCTCACCGAGGCGATGGACTCCATCCGTCCGCTGGCGGAGGCCAAGGGCCTGCACGTGTCCGTGGAGTTCCCCGCCGCGGACGTGCGCGTGCGCTGCGACAAGGTGCGGGTGCTCCAGGTGCTGGGCAACCTGCTGGGCAACGCGGTGAAGTTCACCACCGCGGGGGGCGACCTGATGCTCGGCGCCCGGGCGCGCGGCGGCGAGGTGTCCGTCCACGTGCGCGACACCGGCTCCGGCATCGCTCCGGACGCGCTGCCCCACATCTTCGACCGCTACTGGCAGGCCCGCGACGCGGCCAGCCGCGGCACCGGGCTGGGCCTGGCCATCGCCAAGGGGCTCGTCGAGGCCCACGGCGGTGGCATCCAGGCGGAGAGCACCCTGGGCGAAGGCAGTGTGTTCACCTTCACCCTGCCCTCCGCGGGTGCCTCGGCGTCCCACGCCGCACACCCGCCGCTCGCACGCAGGGCCACGGACGCCTGA
- a CDS encoding monovalent cation:proton antiporter-2 (CPA2) family protein, translating to MSFLQQALVFLAAAVLAVPLSRRLGLGSVLGYLAAGAVIGPWGLKLISDVEHIFHVAELGVVLLLFVIGLELQPSRLWALRRSVFGLGGAQVLLTGALLAGVGLLCGLTRGAAIVTGFGLSLSSTAFALQLLAERNRLTTPYGQLAFGILLFQDLAVVPLLALLPLLGDGGAPSPGPVWLLLLKDVGVLLAVVLGGRYLVRPVFRAVAATHSQELFTATALLLVVGTASLVNAVGLSMALGAFLAGVLLADSEYRHELEADLAPFKGLLMGLFFISVGMSVNLSLILQKPLLVFGLVLGLVTLKGAVLYGLGRMALKQREPALDLAVVISQGGEFAFVLFSLATAQHVMERSLSELLVVVVGLSMATTPVLYAAHERWVRPRLKPKASGREFDVAPTEDNPVIIAGFGRVGQVVGRLLRAKRIGFTAIDASPEQIDFMKRFGSQVFYGDASRLDLLRAARADKAKVFVLAIDDIQASLRTARAVQQHFPHLTLFARARNRVHAYELLDMGIERVMRETFLDSLEMGTEVLQELGLTYSESRRAQERMMEHDERLLRETARFHRDEQKLVELADKARKELESLFEKDEAEHPDRTA from the coding sequence ATGTCCTTCCTGCAGCAGGCGCTCGTGTTCCTCGCGGCGGCGGTGCTGGCGGTTCCTCTCTCGCGGCGGCTCGGACTGGGCTCCGTGCTGGGCTACCTGGCGGCGGGCGCGGTCATTGGCCCCTGGGGACTGAAGCTCATCAGCGACGTGGAGCACATCTTCCACGTGGCGGAGCTGGGCGTGGTGCTGTTGCTGTTCGTCATCGGCCTGGAGCTGCAGCCCAGCCGGCTGTGGGCGCTGCGCCGCTCCGTCTTCGGCCTGGGCGGCGCGCAGGTGCTGCTCACCGGCGCGCTGCTGGCCGGCGTGGGCCTGCTGTGTGGCCTGACACGGGGCGCGGCCATCGTCACGGGCTTCGGCCTGTCGCTGTCCTCCACCGCCTTCGCGCTGCAACTGCTGGCCGAGCGCAACCGGCTCACCACGCCGTATGGCCAACTGGCCTTCGGCATCCTCCTCTTCCAGGACCTGGCCGTGGTGCCGCTGCTGGCCCTGCTGCCGCTGCTGGGTGACGGCGGCGCTCCCTCCCCGGGGCCGGTGTGGCTCCTGCTCTTGAAAGACGTGGGCGTGCTGCTGGCGGTGGTGCTGGGCGGCCGCTACCTGGTGCGCCCGGTGTTCCGCGCCGTGGCCGCCACCCACAGCCAGGAGCTGTTCACCGCCACCGCGCTGCTGCTGGTGGTGGGCACCGCGTCGCTGGTCAACGCGGTGGGCCTGTCCATGGCGCTGGGGGCCTTCCTCGCGGGCGTGCTGCTGGCGGACTCCGAGTACCGCCACGAGCTGGAAGCGGACCTGGCGCCCTTCAAGGGCCTGCTGATGGGCCTGTTCTTCATCAGCGTGGGCATGTCTGTGAACCTGAGCCTCATCCTCCAGAAGCCGCTGCTCGTCTTCGGACTGGTGCTGGGGCTGGTGACCCTCAAGGGCGCGGTGCTCTACGGGCTGGGGCGGATGGCCCTGAAGCAGCGGGAGCCGGCGCTCGACCTGGCCGTCGTCATCTCCCAGGGCGGTGAGTTCGCCTTCGTGCTCTTCTCGCTCGCCACCGCCCAGCACGTCATGGAGCGCTCGCTGTCGGAGCTGCTCGTGGTGGTGGTGGGCCTCTCCATGGCCACCACGCCGGTGCTGTATGCCGCGCACGAGCGCTGGGTGCGCCCGCGCCTCAAGCCGAAGGCCTCGGGGCGCGAGTTTGACGTGGCGCCCACGGAGGACAACCCCGTCATCATCGCCGGCTTCGGCCGCGTGGGGCAGGTGGTGGGCCGCCTGCTGCGCGCCAAGCGCATCGGCTTCACCGCGATTGACGCCAGCCCGGAGCAGATTGACTTCATGAAGCGCTTTGGTAGCCAGGTCTTCTACGGAGACGCCTCACGCCTGGACCTGCTGCGCGCGGCCCGCGCGGACAAGGCGAAGGTGTTCGTGCTCGCCATCGACGACATCCAGGCGTCGCTGCGCACCGCGCGGGCCGTGCAGCAACACTTCCCCCACCTCACACTGTTCGCCCGCGCGCGCAACCGCGTGCATGCCTACGAACTGCTGGACATGGGAATCGAACGGGTGATGCGTGAGACGTTCCTCGACAGCCTGGAGATGGGCACCGAGGTGCTCCAGGAGCTGGGCCTCACGTATTCGGAGAGCCGGCGCGCCCAGGAACGGATGATGGAACACGACGAGCGCCTCCTGCGCGAAACGGCCCGGTTCCACCGCGACGAGCAAAAGCTCGTGGAGTTGGCCGACAAAGCCCGCAAGGAGCTGGAGAGCCTCTTCGAGAAGGACGAAGCGGAACACCCCGACAGGACCGCGTGA
- a CDS encoding PAS domain-containing sensor histidine kinase, which yields MPPTPAKKRQRPLAEPSAEAPSPELLQTLLEALPDAFFLLDARWCLAYVNPDMARLLGGAARLQDDVRRVCPELLELSRHLHFEQPVSEQPSVRYEHAWPEAETCLDVRVRPVEGGLLVHCRDITEERKAREALRRNGEVFRAILEGTTDAVYTKDVDGRFTMMNAAGAKAVGYRSEDVVGRTDHELFDPAVARTNAANDREVFAFGRTVTYEDAQPGVDGPRVWLSTKGVLRDAEGKVFGLFGISRDITQRKWAEEEARRHSEFQEQLMGIVTHDIRSPLGAIMNWSRVLAAGGTDEDAQRTSQRIATAAVRIERLTRLLLDFTRTRLMGGVAIEPRPVDLKDLVAKVAHEFGVAFPQRTVEVDPKGNTQGVWDPDRLAQVTSNLVENALKYSPPETPVRLTARGLRTRVVLEVHNAGRPIPDNLLPHLFEPFRGGPQSSRTLKMSYGLGLFIVREIVQAHGGTIEVRSDEAEGTTFTVTLPRRSMPARPPLPPTGSPRD from the coding sequence ATGCCCCCCACCCCCGCCAAGAAGCGCCAGCGTCCCCTGGCCGAGCCTTCCGCCGAGGCCCCCTCCCCCGAGCTGCTGCAAACGCTCCTGGAGGCGCTCCCGGACGCCTTCTTCCTGCTCGATGCGCGGTGGTGTCTGGCGTACGTGAATCCAGACATGGCCCGGCTGCTTGGCGGCGCGGCGCGGTTGCAGGACGACGTGCGCCGGGTGTGCCCGGAGCTGCTGGAGCTGAGCCGTCACCTGCACTTCGAACAGCCCGTCTCCGAGCAGCCCTCCGTCCGCTACGAGCACGCCTGGCCGGAAGCGGAGACCTGCCTCGACGTGCGCGTGCGCCCGGTGGAGGGCGGCCTGCTGGTGCACTGCCGTGACATCACCGAGGAGCGCAAGGCGCGCGAGGCGCTGCGCCGCAACGGCGAGGTGTTCCGCGCCATCCTCGAGGGCACCACGGACGCCGTCTACACAAAGGACGTGGACGGCCGCTTCACGATGATGAACGCGGCGGGCGCGAAGGCCGTGGGCTACCGCTCCGAGGACGTGGTGGGCCGCACGGACCACGAGCTGTTCGACCCGGCGGTGGCGCGCACCAACGCCGCGAACGACCGCGAGGTGTTCGCCTTCGGCCGCACTGTCACCTACGAAGACGCGCAGCCGGGCGTGGACGGGCCGCGCGTGTGGCTGTCCACCAAGGGCGTGCTGCGTGACGCCGAGGGCAAGGTGTTCGGCCTGTTCGGCATCAGCCGCGACATCACCCAGCGCAAGTGGGCGGAAGAGGAGGCCCGGCGGCACTCCGAGTTCCAGGAGCAGCTCATGGGCATCGTCACCCATGACATCCGCAGCCCGCTGGGCGCCATCATGAACTGGTCGCGCGTGCTCGCCGCGGGCGGCACCGATGAGGATGCGCAGCGCACCAGCCAGCGCATCGCCACCGCGGCGGTCCGCATCGAACGGCTCACCCGGCTGCTGCTGGACTTCACGCGCACGCGGCTGATGGGCGGCGTGGCCATTGAGCCCCGGCCGGTGGACCTGAAGGATTTGGTGGCCAAGGTGGCCCACGAGTTCGGCGTGGCCTTCCCCCAGCGCACCGTCGAGGTGGACCCCAAGGGCAACACCCAGGGCGTGTGGGACCCGGACCGGCTGGCGCAGGTGACGTCCAACCTGGTGGAGAACGCGCTCAAGTACAGCCCGCCGGAGACGCCGGTGCGGCTGACGGCGCGCGGGCTGCGCACCCGGGTGGTGCTGGAGGTCCACAACGCCGGCCGCCCCATTCCGGACAACCTGCTGCCCCACCTCTTCGAGCCCTTCCGCGGCGGGCCCCAGAGCTCGCGCACGCTGAAGATGAGCTACGGGCTGGGGCTCTTCATCGTCCGGGAAATCGTCCAGGCGCACGGCGGCACCATCGAGGTCCGCTCCGATGAGGCGGAAGGCACCACCTTCACCGTGACGCTGCCGCGCCGCTCCATGCCGGCCCGGCCGCCCCTGCCTCCCACCGGAAGCCCGCGCGACTAA